The Montipora capricornis isolate CH-2021 chromosome 6, ASM3666992v2, whole genome shotgun sequence genome has a window encoding:
- the LOC138053413 gene encoding uncharacterized protein, which yields MALNGDDSVRLDKVWTVDRLPVLNRNVPCEEDVKRWPHLRGIEFPKLDEKAVEILIGNDVPEAHWVFEQRRGRRKQPYAVRTPLGWTLIGPLGQMSTSEAQVNFVCGGQEMLSNQFKRLYNAEFSESLSCSKPAFSVEDHRALTILESSARMVDGHYQLALPWRFQTPCLPNNRSVAAHRLQALKRRFLADPVLFEKYKDTIDQYIANGHARKVLTPDDPSPGKLWYLPHHPCFIPANPTK from the coding sequence ATGGCTCTTAATGGTGACGACAGTGTGCGTTTAGACAAGGTCTGGACCGTGGACCGCCTCCCAGTTCTTAACAGAAATGTTCCTTGTGAGGAGGATGTgaagcgatggcctcacttgcgCGGCATAGAGTTTCCCAAGCTCGATGAAAAGGCCGTTGAGATTTTGATTGGAAATGATGTCCCCGAGGCTCATTGGGTTTTCGAGCAGAGGCGTGGAAGACGTAAGCAGCCCTATGCTGTTAGAACACCCCTTGGTTGGACACTCATTGGTCCCCTGGGCCAAATGTCGACTTCTGAGGCCCAAGTCAACTTTGTTTGTGGAGGACAAGAAATGCTATCGAATCAGTTTAAGAGACTGTACAATGCTGAATTCTCGGAATCCCTGTCGTGCTCGAAACCAGCATTTTCTGTTGAAGACCATCGGGCGCTTACCATCCTAGAAAGCTCTGCACGAATGGTAGATGGCCATTACCAGTTGGCTCTACCCTGGCGTTTCCAAACCCCTTGTTTGCCAAACAATCGTTCTGTTGCCGCACATAGACTACAAGCCCTCAAGAGACGTTTCTTAGCTGACCCAGTTCTGTTTGAGAAGTATAAAGACACCATTGATCAATACATAGCTAACGGCCACGCGAGGAAAGTCTTAACTCCGGATGATCCTTCTCCTGGCAAACTCTGGTACTTACCACACCACCCGTGTTTCATCCCGGCAAACCCAACAAAGTGA